In Mixta intestinalis, the following are encoded in one genomic region:
- a CDS encoding DUF445 domain-containing protein, translating to MEKINELKRAKRLALSLLLIAAATFISTLFMPPWLWASALKAVAEAAMVGALADWFAVVALFRRVRVPFISRHTAIIPRNKDRIGENLGRFVQEKFLGTDSLLALIRRHDPAQIIGGWLSAPDNARRVGQHLLQLMRGFLDFTDDARIQRFIRRAVHKAIDKVDLTQSSALLLESLTKNNRHQALLDAAIDQLLRLLNRDSTREFIAMQIVRWLKREHPIKAKVLPTEWLGEHSAELVSSAVNSLLDEVSQDQGHELRLGFNRAVEKLIARLKADPDMAARAETIKGYLKEDEALNRYISELWGDLRGWLKTDLTAEDSRVGERITEAGLWLGETLMNDEALRTSLNQHMEQAAQTIAPEFATFLTRHISDTVKSWDAQEMSQQIELNIGKDLQFIRINGTLVGGCIGLLLWLITQLPALWQWLSAG from the coding sequence ATGGAGAAAATAAACGAACTGAAACGAGCTAAGCGCCTGGCGCTTTCCCTGCTGCTGATTGCAGCAGCGACTTTTATATCTACCCTGTTTATGCCGCCCTGGCTATGGGCTAGCGCGCTGAAAGCGGTAGCGGAAGCAGCAATGGTTGGGGCTCTGGCTGACTGGTTTGCCGTCGTTGCCCTGTTCCGACGCGTACGCGTGCCCTTCATCTCTCGTCACACAGCCATTATCCCCCGTAATAAAGATCGTATTGGCGAAAACCTCGGACGTTTTGTACAGGAAAAATTCCTTGGCACGGATTCGCTGCTGGCATTAATTCGCCGCCACGATCCGGCGCAGATAATTGGCGGCTGGCTGAGCGCGCCCGATAATGCCCGGCGCGTAGGTCAACATCTGTTGCAGCTGATGCGCGGCTTCCTCGATTTTACCGATGATGCACGTATCCAGCGATTTATTCGACGAGCGGTACATAAAGCGATAGATAAAGTCGATCTGACCCAGTCCAGCGCCCTGCTGCTGGAAAGCCTGACGAAAAATAATCGCCATCAGGCGCTGCTGGATGCGGCTATCGATCAGCTGCTTCGCCTGTTGAACCGCGACAGCACGCGTGAATTTATTGCCATGCAGATTGTCCGCTGGCTGAAGCGCGAACATCCAATTAAGGCAAAGGTTCTGCCGACGGAATGGCTGGGCGAGCACAGTGCGGAGCTGGTTTCCAGCGCGGTGAATTCACTGCTGGATGAGGTAAGCCAGGATCAGGGGCACGAGCTGCGCCTGGGTTTTAATCGCGCCGTAGAAAAGTTGATTGCGCGTCTGAAAGCCGATCCTGATATGGCGGCGCGGGCAGAAACTATCAAAGGCTATCTGAAAGAGGATGAGGCGCTTAACCGCTATATCAGCGAACTGTGGGGAGATTTACGTGGCTGGCTGAAAACGGATTTAACCGCCGAAGATTCACGCGTTGGAGAGCGAATAACCGAGGCTGGGCTGTGGCTGGGCGAAACGTTGATGAATGATGAGGCGCTGCGCACGTCACTGAATCAGCATATGGAACAGGCGGCACAGACTATCGCGCCTGAATTTGCCACATTTTTAACGCGTCATATCAGCGATACGGTAAAAAGCTGGGATGCGCAGGAAATGTCACAACAAATAGAGCTGAATATTGGTAAGGATCTACAGTTTATTCGTATTAACGGAACGTTGGTAGGCGGGTGTATTGGTCTGCTGCTGTGGCTGATTACGCAGCTGCCCGCGCTGTGGCAATGGCTCAGCGCGGGCTAA
- the lptF gene encoding LPS export ABC transporter permease LptF yields MIIIRYLVRETLKSQLAILFILLLIFFCQKLVRILGAAVDGEIPTNLVLTLLGLGVPEMAQLILPLSLFLAILMTLGRLYTESEITVMHACGLSKAVLVKAAMFLMLLTAAAAAVNVLWLSPWSSRYQSEVTQNAKANPGAAALAAGQFQQSSDGNSVLFIEDVKGNAFGHVFLAQLRPKGNARPSVVLADSGHMEQRLDGSQVVTLDKGTRFEGTALLRDFRITDFTNYQAIIGYKTATLDPDDAEQANFSNLLHNDSKQFRSELHWRLTLVFSVLVMALMVVPLSVVNPRQGRVLSMLPAMLLYLIFFLLQSSLKSNGAKGRLDPAVWMWVVNLSYLALAIVLNLWDTVPMRRLRARFTRGGSV; encoded by the coding sequence GTGATCATCATTAGATATCTGGTTCGGGAAACGCTAAAAAGCCAGCTGGCAATACTCTTTATCCTGCTGCTGATCTTCTTTTGTCAGAAGCTCGTCAGGATTCTGGGCGCGGCGGTGGATGGCGAGATCCCGACAAACTTAGTTCTTACCCTGCTTGGGCTCGGCGTGCCGGAAATGGCACAGCTTATCTTGCCGCTCAGTCTGTTTCTGGCCATCTTAATGACGCTGGGGCGGCTCTACACCGAAAGTGAAATTACGGTGATGCACGCCTGCGGCCTGAGCAAGGCGGTACTGGTAAAAGCGGCGATGTTTTTAATGCTGCTGACGGCGGCGGCGGCGGCGGTTAATGTGCTGTGGCTAAGCCCCTGGTCATCACGCTACCAGAGCGAAGTGACGCAGAATGCGAAAGCCAACCCCGGCGCGGCGGCGCTGGCAGCCGGGCAGTTTCAGCAGTCCAGCGACGGCAACAGCGTGCTTTTTATTGAAGACGTTAAGGGCAACGCGTTTGGTCACGTTTTCCTCGCTCAGCTACGTCCTAAAGGCAACGCCCGTCCTTCCGTTGTGCTGGCAGACAGCGGCCATATGGAGCAGCGGTTGGACGGTTCGCAGGTGGTGACGCTGGATAAAGGCACCCGCTTTGAAGGCACCGCGCTGCTGCGTGATTTCCGCATCACCGACTTCACTAACTATCAGGCGATTATCGGTTATAAAACCGCCACGCTCGATCCTGACGATGCGGAGCAGGCCAACTTTTCGAATCTGCTTCATAACGATTCGAAGCAGTTTCGCTCCGAGCTGCACTGGCGTTTGACGCTGGTCTTTTCGGTGCTGGTGATGGCGTTGATGGTAGTACCGTTAAGCGTGGTGAACCCGCGCCAGGGACGCGTGCTGTCGATGCTGCCAGCGATGCTGCTCTATCTGATCTTCTTCCTGCTGCAAAGCTCGCTGAAATCAAACGGTGCAAAAGGGCGGCTCGATCCGGCGGTCTGGATGTGGGTGGTTAACCTGAGCTATCTGGCGCTGGCGATTGTGCTGAACCTGTGGGATACGGTGCCGATGCGGCGTCTGCGCGCCCGCTTTACGCGTGGAGGTTCAGTCTGA
- a CDS encoding valine--tRNA ligase: MEKTYNPQEIEQPLYEHWEKQGYFKPNGDTSQESFCIMIPPPNVTGSLHMGHAFQQTIMDTMVRYQRMQGKNTLWQVGTDHAGIATQMVVERKIAAEEGKTRQDYGRDAFIEKVWQWKAESGGTITRQMRRLGNSVDWERERFTMDEGLSNAVKEVFVRLYKENLIYRGKRLVNWDPKLRTAISDLEVENREIKGSMWHIRYPLADGAKTADGKDYLVVATTRPETLLGDTGVAVNPEDPRYQSLIGKFVMLPLVNRRIPIVGDEHADMEKGTGCVKITPAHDFNDYEVGRRHKLPMINILTFDGDIRESAQVYDTNGEETDVYAATLPEAFRNMERFAARKAIVAAVDELGLLEEIKPHDLTVPYGDRGGVVIEPMLTDQWYVRTAPLAKVAVEAVENGDIQFVPKQYENMYFSWMRDIQDWCISRQLWWGHRIPAWYDAEGNVYVGRSEEEVRAENQLDASVTLRQDDDVLDTWFSSGLWTFSTLGWPENTDALRTFHPTSVLVSGFDIIFFWIARMIMLTMHFIKDENGKPQVPFKTVYMTGLIRDEEGQKMSKSKGNVIDPLDMVDGIALDALLEKRTGNMMQPQLAEKIRKRTEKQFPNGIEPAGTDALRFTLAALASTGRDINWDMKRLEGYRNFCNKLWNASRFVLMNTEDQDCGQNGGDMTLSLADRWILAEFNNTVKAYREALDSYRFDIAANILYEFTWNQFCDWYLELTKPVMHNGSEAELRGTRHTLVTVLEALLRLAHPIIPFITETIWQRVKVLKNISADTIMLQPFPAYDAAKADEAALADTEWLKQAIVAVRNIRAEMNISPGKPLELLLRGASTDAQRRVNENRSFLQAMARLSEITLLPQGDKGPLSVTKLVDGAELLIPMAGLVDKEAELERLAKELAKVEAEMEKIQSRLGNESFVARAPEAVVAKERDRMTELEQGKAKLIEQQGVIAAL, translated from the coding sequence ATGGAAAAGACATATAATCCGCAAGAGATCGAACAGCCGCTTTACGAGCATTGGGAAAAGCAGGGCTACTTCAAACCGAATGGCGATACCAGCCAGGAAAGCTTCTGCATCATGATCCCGCCGCCGAACGTCACCGGTAGCTTGCATATGGGTCATGCCTTCCAGCAAACCATTATGGATACCATGGTGCGCTACCAGCGTATGCAGGGTAAAAACACGCTGTGGCAGGTGGGCACCGACCATGCCGGTATCGCCACCCAGATGGTGGTGGAACGTAAAATCGCCGCTGAAGAGGGCAAAACTCGCCAGGATTACGGGCGCGATGCTTTTATTGAAAAAGTGTGGCAGTGGAAAGCCGAATCCGGCGGTACCATTACCCGTCAGATGCGCCGCCTCGGCAACTCCGTGGACTGGGAGCGCGAGCGCTTCACCATGGACGAAGGCCTCTCCAACGCGGTGAAAGAGGTGTTTGTTCGCCTCTATAAAGAGAACCTGATCTACCGTGGCAAACGCCTGGTAAACTGGGACCCGAAACTGCGCACTGCCATTTCCGATCTGGAAGTGGAAAATCGCGAGATCAAAGGATCGATGTGGCATATCCGCTATCCGCTGGCGGATGGTGCGAAAACCGCTGACGGCAAAGATTATCTGGTGGTTGCTACCACTCGTCCGGAAACTCTGCTGGGCGATACCGGCGTGGCGGTCAACCCAGAAGATCCGCGCTACCAGAGCCTTATCGGCAAGTTTGTTATGCTGCCGCTGGTTAACCGTCGTATTCCGATCGTGGGCGACGAGCACGCCGATATGGAAAAAGGCACCGGCTGTGTGAAGATCACCCCGGCGCATGATTTCAACGACTACGAAGTGGGCCGCCGCCACAAGCTGCCGATGATCAATATCCTGACCTTTGACGGCGATATCCGTGAAAGCGCGCAGGTATACGATACCAACGGTGAAGAAACTGACGTTTATGCCGCAACGCTGCCGGAAGCCTTCCGCAATATGGAACGCTTCGCCGCGCGTAAGGCGATAGTTGCCGCCGTTGATGAGCTGGGCCTGCTGGAAGAAATTAAACCGCACGACCTTACCGTGCCCTATGGCGATCGCGGCGGCGTAGTTATCGAACCGATGCTGACCGATCAGTGGTACGTGCGTACCGCCCCGCTGGCAAAAGTGGCGGTGGAAGCGGTAGAAAACGGCGACATTCAGTTTGTGCCGAAACAGTACGAAAATATGTACTTCTCCTGGATGCGCGATATTCAGGACTGGTGTATCTCCCGTCAACTCTGGTGGGGCCACCGCATTCCGGCGTGGTATGACGCTGAAGGCAACGTCTACGTAGGCCGCAGCGAAGAAGAAGTGCGTGCGGAAAACCAGCTCGACGCCAGCGTAACGCTGCGTCAGGACGATGACGTGCTGGATACCTGGTTCTCTTCCGGCCTCTGGACCTTCTCTACTCTCGGCTGGCCGGAGAATACCGACGCGCTGCGTACCTTCCATCCCACCAGCGTGCTGGTGAGCGGCTTCGATATCATCTTCTTCTGGATCGCGCGCATGATCATGCTGACCATGCACTTCATCAAGGATGAAAACGGCAAGCCGCAGGTGCCGTTTAAAACCGTCTATATGACCGGTTTGATCCGCGATGAGGAAGGCCAGAAGATGTCGAAATCGAAGGGCAATGTTATCGATCCGCTGGATATGGTGGACGGTATCGCTCTCGACGCGCTGCTGGAAAAACGCACCGGCAATATGATGCAGCCGCAGCTGGCGGAAAAAATCCGCAAGCGCACCGAGAAGCAATTCCCGAACGGCATCGAACCGGCGGGCACCGATGCGCTGCGCTTTACCCTGGCAGCGCTGGCTTCAACCGGACGTGATATCAACTGGGATATGAAACGCCTGGAAGGCTACCGCAACTTCTGTAACAAGCTGTGGAACGCCAGCCGCTTCGTGCTGATGAACACGGAAGATCAGGATTGCGGGCAGAACGGCGGCGATATGACGCTGTCGCTGGCGGATCGCTGGATTCTGGCAGAATTCAACAATACGGTGAAAGCCTATCGCGAGGCGCTGGACAGCTATCGCTTTGATATCGCCGCTAATATCCTGTATGAGTTTACCTGGAACCAGTTCTGCGACTGGTATCTGGAACTGACCAAGCCGGTGATGCATAACGGTTCTGAAGCGGAACTGCGCGGCACGCGTCATACGCTGGTCACGGTGCTGGAGGCGCTGCTGCGTCTGGCGCACCCGATCATTCCGTTTATCACCGAAACCATCTGGCAGCGCGTGAAAGTGCTGAAAAATATCAGCGCCGATACCATTATGCTGCAACCTTTCCCGGCTTACGATGCGGCGAAAGCGGATGAGGCAGCGCTGGCGGATACCGAGTGGCTGAAACAGGCGATCGTTGCGGTGCGTAATATTCGTGCAGAAATGAATATCTCTCCGGGCAAGCCGCTGGAACTGCTGCTGCGCGGTGCCAGCACCGACGCACAGCGTCGCGTAAATGAAAACCGCAGCTTCCTGCAGGCAATGGCGCGTCTGAGCGAGATCACGCTGCTGCCGCAGGGCGATAAAGGCCCGCTCTCCGTGACCAAACTGGTGGACGGTGCTGAGCTGCTGATTCCAATGGCCGGTCTGGTGGATAAAGA
- a CDS encoding YsnF/AvaK domain-containing protein: MDKKIAPQQEKAEQQDVIPLAEERAEIGTTRVVDRRIRIHRSTTSAEKLLEAELWHEEVEITHVEKNEPIEEGYFPQVRQEGDVLIVPVIEEQVEIIRRHILKEEVHIHKLKKREHFQQQVTLRSQEIEISKEDN; this comes from the coding sequence ATGGATAAGAAAATTGCGCCGCAGCAGGAAAAGGCGGAACAGCAGGATGTCATTCCGTTGGCAGAAGAGCGGGCGGAGATCGGCACCACTCGCGTGGTGGACCGTCGCATCCGTATTCATCGTTCCACCACCAGCGCTGAGAAGCTACTGGAAGCAGAGCTCTGGCATGAAGAGGTGGAGATAACGCACGTTGAAAAAAATGAACCGATTGAGGAAGGTTATTTTCCCCAGGTTCGTCAGGAAGGTGACGTATTAATTGTGCCAGTAATTGAAGAGCAGGTAGAAATTATTCGTCGTCATATATTAAAGGAAGAAGTTCATATTCATAAACTGAAAAAGCGCGAGCATTTTCAACAACAGGTCACATTACGTAGCCAGGAGATAGAGATCAGCAAGGAAGATAATTAA
- a CDS encoding fimbrial protein yields MKRFNKISLGMTLLFASASVLAYDGTVNFNGEIIDNTCRLTGANGPSLVVPMGSVNKSSFTGQGSTASTTEFVLTLTECPAGVARVKFDGAGYNGNNEVLAISSGANSATGVAIQLYDKTMEKLPLFRASSQYELLPDVDNELKFYASYIDMNGNVQAGTANAVATFTMNYN; encoded by the coding sequence ATGAAACGTTTTAACAAAATCTCATTAGGCATGACTTTGTTGTTTGCATCCGCATCCGTGCTTGCTTATGACGGTACCGTCAACTTTAACGGCGAAATCATCGATAATACCTGCAGGCTGACGGGAGCTAATGGCCCAAGCCTGGTGGTACCGATGGGATCCGTAAATAAAAGCAGCTTTACTGGGCAAGGTTCTACTGCTTCTACGACAGAGTTTGTTTTAACACTGACTGAATGCCCGGCAGGCGTTGCCAGAGTAAAATTTGATGGCGCTGGTTATAACGGCAATAACGAAGTATTGGCGATAAGCTCTGGGGCTAATTCAGCAACTGGTGTTGCTATTCAGCTCTACGATAAAACCATGGAGAAACTGCCGCTGTTCAGAGCGTCCAGCCAGTATGAGCTGCTACCTGACGTAGATAATGAACTGAAATTCTACGCCAGCTATATCGATATGAATGGCAACGTGCAGGCAGGCACGGCTAACGCAGTTGCTACCTTTACGATGAACTATAACTAA
- the pepA gene encoding leucyl aminopeptidase → MEFSVKSGSPEKQRSACIVVGVFEPRRLSPIAEQLDKISDGYISALLRRGELEGKVGQTLLLHHVPNILSERILLIGCGKERELDERQYKQVIQKTINTLNDTGSMEAVCFLTELHVKGRNTYWKVRQAVETAKETLYCFDQLKSNKSEPRRPLRKMVFNVPTRRELTSGERAIQHGLAIAAGVKAAKDLGNMPPNICNAAYLASQARQLADAWSNITTRVIGEQQMKELGMNAYLAVGQGSQNESLMSVIDYKGSPDPEAKPIVLVGKGLTFDSGGISIKPAEGMDEMKYDMCGAASVYGVMRMVAELNLPLNVVGVLAGCENMPGGRAFRPGDVLTTMSGQTVEVLNTDAEGRLVLCDALTYVERFDPEVVIDVATLTGACVIALGHHVSGLLSNHNPLAHELIGASEQAGDRAWRLPMADEYQEQLESNFADMANIGGRPGGAITAACFLARFARKYNWAHLDIAGTAWRSGKAKGATGRPVALLSQFLLNRAGMNGDD, encoded by the coding sequence ATGGAGTTCAGTGTAAAAAGCGGTAGCCCGGAGAAACAGCGTAGTGCCTGTATCGTTGTGGGTGTCTTCGAGCCGCGCCGTCTGTCGCCGATCGCCGAACAGCTGGATAAAATCAGCGATGGCTACATCAGCGCCCTGCTGCGCCGCGGCGAACTGGAAGGTAAAGTGGGTCAAACGCTGCTGCTGCATCATGTGCCGAATATCCTTTCTGAGCGTATTTTGCTCATTGGCTGTGGTAAAGAACGCGAGCTGGATGAACGTCAGTATAAGCAGGTTATTCAGAAAACGATTAATACATTGAATGATACCGGCTCGATGGAGGCGGTCTGTTTCCTGACTGAACTGCACGTTAAAGGGCGCAACACCTACTGGAAAGTGCGCCAGGCGGTAGAAACGGCAAAAGAGACGCTCTACTGCTTCGATCAGCTGAAAAGCAACAAAAGCGAACCACGTCGCCCGCTGCGCAAAATGGTGTTTAACGTGCCGACACGCCGCGAGCTAACCAGCGGCGAACGCGCGATTCAGCACGGTCTGGCTATTGCCGCCGGTGTGAAGGCGGCGAAAGATTTAGGCAACATGCCGCCGAATATCTGTAACGCTGCCTATCTCGCTTCACAGGCACGCCAGCTGGCCGATGCCTGGAGCAACATTACCACGCGCGTTATCGGCGAGCAGCAGATGAAAGAGCTGGGTATGAACGCCTACCTGGCGGTGGGCCAGGGCTCGCAAAACGAATCGCTGATGTCAGTGATCGACTATAAAGGCAGCCCGGACCCGGAAGCGAAACCGATTGTGCTGGTAGGCAAAGGGTTGACCTTTGACTCCGGCGGCATCTCTATCAAGCCGGCCGAAGGCATGGATGAGATGAAATATGATATGTGCGGTGCCGCATCGGTATATGGCGTGATGCGCATGGTGGCAGAGCTTAACCTGCCGTTGAACGTGGTTGGCGTGCTGGCGGGCTGTGAAAATATGCCGGGCGGACGCGCTTTCCGTCCGGGCGACGTGCTGACCACCATGTCCGGGCAGACGGTAGAAGTGCTGAATACCGATGCCGAAGGGCGTCTGGTGCTGTGCGATGCGCTGACCTACGTGGAGCGCTTCGATCCGGAAGTGGTGATCGACGTCGCTACGCTGACCGGTGCCTGCGTGATCGCGCTGGGCCATCATGTCAGCGGTCTGCTATCAAACCACAACCCGCTGGCACACGAGCTGATCGGCGCTTCCGAGCAGGCGGGCGATCGCGCCTGGCGCTTGCCGATGGCCGATGAGTATCAGGAGCAGCTGGAATCGAACTTTGCCGATATGGCGAATATCGGTGGTCGTCCAGGCGGTGCAATTACCGCCGCCTGCTTCCTGGCACGCTTTGCCCGTAAATATAACTGGGCGCATCTGGATATCGCCGGAACCGCCTGGCGCTCCGGCAAAGCAAAAGGCGCTACCGGTCGCCCGGTGGCCCTGCTGTCGCAGTTCCTGCTGAACCGCGCCGGAATGAACGGCGACGACTAG
- a CDS encoding DNA polymerase III subunit chi has protein sequence MKKATFYLLETDAQTDGLSAVEALVCDLAELRWREGKRVLIACEDEQQAVRLDEALWQRPAKAFVPHNLAGEGPKYGAPVELAWPQRRGNAPRDLLISLLPQFADFATAFHEVIDFVPYEESLKQQARERYKAYRSVGFHLNTATPPQPQTT, from the coding sequence ATGAAAAAGGCCACTTTCTATCTTCTGGAAACCGACGCACAGACGGACGGCCTGAGCGCGGTCGAGGCGCTGGTCTGCGATTTAGCAGAGCTGCGCTGGCGCGAAGGTAAGCGCGTGCTGATAGCCTGTGAAGATGAACAGCAGGCCGTGCGGCTGGACGAAGCCCTGTGGCAGCGTCCGGCGAAAGCCTTTGTGCCGCATAATCTCGCCGGTGAGGGCCCCAAATATGGCGCGCCGGTAGAGCTGGCCTGGCCGCAGCGTCGCGGCAACGCGCCGCGCGATCTGCTGATCAGCCTGCTGCCGCAGTTTGCAGATTTTGCCACCGCTTTCCATGAAGTGATAGACTTTGTCCCTTATGAAGAATCATTGAAACAGCAGGCGCGTGAACGCTACAAAGCCTATCGCAGCGTCGGCTTCCACTTGAATACGGCAACCCCGCCACAGCCGCAAACGACATAG
- a CDS encoding winged helix-turn-helix domain-containing protein produces MFYCINNNAIFDPINHTLTSSKFYPGNDTKINQPASRCLALLIERKGDIISQEEFMNEVWRKHGMEVTVNTLYQNISILRKNLKRVGIDDNIIITVPKKGITLSAQVEECDEKPVNFSSSDFSSEKKSFSLFNKRGSVRLLAALWFILLATLLVLWLVFT; encoded by the coding sequence ATGTTTTACTGCATTAATAACAACGCTATCTTCGATCCGATAAATCATACATTAACTTCAAGTAAATTTTACCCGGGAAATGACACGAAAATTAATCAACCTGCCAGCCGTTGTCTGGCGTTACTGATTGAACGCAAGGGCGACATTATTTCTCAGGAAGAATTTATGAACGAAGTCTGGCGTAAGCATGGTATGGAGGTGACGGTTAATACGCTCTACCAGAACATATCTATATTAAGGAAGAATCTGAAACGGGTAGGTATTGATGACAATATTATTATTACCGTACCTAAAAAGGGTATAACCCTCTCAGCGCAGGTAGAAGAGTGTGACGAAAAGCCGGTAAACTTTTCCTCATCAGACTTTTCTTCAGAGAAAAAAAGTTTCTCACTGTTTAATAAAAGAGGGAGCGTTCGTCTGCTGGCCGCGCTGTGGTTCATATTGCTTGCGACATTACTGGTGCTGTGGCTTGTCTTTACCTGA
- a CDS encoding YsnF/AvaK domain-containing protein, whose translation MAHEKIVTAFNQLQQAEVAKEKLIAEGIAENHIDIISGERLRVEGKEIRHPSFWQRLFGDDVDDDYATEYNKAIQGGGVLLTVRARKEDADRIETLLDQYANDYSSSYRHADTTGKQREHLGETNDLSGRTTSAGFNAGSAGVTGNSDPTSGVPGTLDHNSGKTTAGKTGAADLLSGKHNDGVTGSATGVTGTSATGVTASSATGATGSAATGVAGAGVTGTSLTGKDQHEALKLAEEQVDIGKRQVRDGTVRLRRYTVEDEVAEDVSLFEQHADVFRNSVNEPAYLNDVDWSDKTIEVEESHEVPTVSKTAHIKEEVGIRNETTERVETVKDTVRRQEVEVEQTGAKDLDKGLAATTGLEKDRLGGTTGSLEKDRPAGTTTTGFEKDSLTGTSDKDRLGGLKK comes from the coding sequence ATGGCACATGAAAAAATCGTTACTGCTTTTAATCAGCTACAGCAGGCGGAAGTCGCTAAAGAGAAACTGATTGCCGAAGGTATCGCGGAAAACCATATTGATATTATTTCCGGTGAAAGACTACGCGTAGAAGGTAAAGAGATCCGCCATCCCAGCTTCTGGCAGCGCCTGTTTGGTGATGACGTTGATGATGACTATGCCACCGAATACAACAAAGCCATTCAGGGCGGCGGCGTATTACTGACGGTGCGTGCGCGTAAAGAAGATGCCGATCGCATCGAAACGTTGCTGGATCAATACGCTAATGATTATTCTTCCTCTTATCGACATGCGGATACTACTGGCAAACAGCGCGAACACCTGGGTGAAACTAACGATCTCTCCGGGCGCACCACCTCGGCGGGTTTTAACGCAGGCTCCGCTGGCGTAACCGGCAATAGCGATCCTACCTCCGGTGTCCCTGGCACGCTGGATCACAACAGTGGCAAAACCACAGCGGGTAAAACCGGGGCGGCTGACCTGCTGAGCGGTAAACATAATGATGGCGTAACCGGAAGTGCAACAGGTGTTACCGGCACTTCCGCTACCGGCGTAACCGCATCTTCAGCAACAGGTGCTACCGGCTCGGCTGCTACCGGCGTTGCTGGTGCTGGCGTCACCGGCACTTCACTGACCGGTAAAGATCAGCACGAAGCGCTGAAGCTGGCAGAAGAGCAGGTGGACATTGGTAAACGTCAGGTACGCGACGGCACCGTACGTCTGCGTCGTTATACCGTTGAAGATGAAGTGGCGGAAGATGTTTCGCTGTTCGAGCAGCACGCGGATGTATTCCGTAATTCGGTTAATGAGCCTGCCTACCTGAATGATGTCGACTGGTCTGACAAAACTATTGAAGTGGAAGAGTCCCATGAAGTGCCGACGGTAAGCAAAACCGCGCATATTAAAGAGGAAGTGGGTATCCGCAACGAGACAACCGAACGCGTCGAGACGGTAAAAGATACCGTGCGTCGTCAGGAGGTTGAGGTTGAGCAGACCGGCGCAAAGGACCTCGATAAAGGCCTTGCCGCTACTACGGGTCTGGAGAAAGACCGTCTCGGTGGTACAACCGGCAGCCTGGAGAAAGACCGTCCGGCTGGCACTACCACCACCGGTTTCGAGAAAGACAGTCTCACCGGCACCAGCGATAAAGATCGTCTGGGCGGCCTGAAGAAGTAA
- the lptG gene encoding LPS export ABC transporter permease LptG, whose amino-acid sequence MFGVLDRYIGKTIFNTIMLTLFMLVSLSGIIKFVDQLRKTGQGAYTALSAGYYTLLSVPKDIEIFFPMAALLGALLGLGTLAQRSELVVMQASGFTRLQIALSVMKTAIPLVLLTMAIGEFVAPQGEQMARNFRAQQILGGSLLSTQSGLWAKDGNSFIYIERIKGSNELDGISIYNFNDQRRLMSVRYAATAIWDKEKRRWKLGQVDESDLSDVKQITGKQSISGEWKTNLTPDKLGVVALDPDALSIRGLHNYAKYLQQSGQESGRYLLNMWSKIFQPLSVAVMMLMALSFIFGPLRSVSMGVRVVTGISFGFLFYVLDQIFGPLSLVYGLPPVLGAVLPSAAFFAISVWMLMKRR is encoded by the coding sequence ATGTTTGGCGTACTCGATCGCTATATCGGTAAAACCATCTTCAACACCATCATGCTGACGCTGTTCATGCTGGTGTCGCTCTCCGGCATCATTAAGTTTGTCGATCAGCTACGTAAAACCGGTCAGGGCGCCTATACCGCGCTCTCCGCCGGTTATTACACCCTGCTCAGCGTGCCGAAAGATATTGAGATCTTTTTCCCGATGGCGGCACTGCTTGGCGCATTGCTCGGCCTCGGTACGCTGGCGCAGCGCAGCGAGCTGGTGGTAATGCAGGCCTCCGGCTTTACCCGTCTGCAAATCGCGCTATCGGTAATGAAAACCGCGATTCCGCTAGTGCTGCTGACGATGGCCATCGGTGAATTCGTTGCGCCGCAGGGCGAACAGATGGCGCGTAACTTCCGCGCCCAACAGATCCTTGGCGGTTCGCTGCTCTCTACCCAGTCCGGGCTGTGGGCAAAAGATGGTAACAGCTTCATCTATATAGAGCGCATCAAGGGCAGTAATGAGCTGGACGGCATCAGCATCTATAACTTCAACGATCAGCGTCGGCTGATGAGCGTGCGCTACGCCGCTACCGCTATCTGGGATAAAGAGAAACGGCGCTGGAAACTGGGGCAGGTGGATGAGTCAGATCTGAGTGATGTGAAACAGATCACCGGCAAGCAGAGCATCAGTGGCGAATGGAAAACCAACCTGACGCCGGACAAGCTTGGTGTGGTGGCGCTCGATCCCGATGCGTTGTCGATTCGCGGCCTGCACAACTACGCCAAATATTTGCAGCAGAGCGGTCAGGAGTCCGGGCGCTATCTGCTGAATATGTGGAGTAAAATCTTCCAGCCGCTGTCGGTGGCCGTAATGATGCTGATGGCGCTCTCCTTTATCTTTGGGCCGCTGCGTAGCGTATCGATGGGCGTACGCGTGGTGACCGGCATCAGCTTCGGTTTTCTGTTCTACGTGCTGGATCAGATCTTTGGCCCGCTTAGCCTGGTGTATGGCCTGCCGCCGGTTCTGGGCGCGGTGCTGCCCAGCGCCGCTTTCTTTGCTATCAGCGTCTGGATGCTGATGAAACGTCGTTAA